In Desulfuromonas acetexigens, the following proteins share a genomic window:
- a CDS encoding GAF domain-containing protein, with amino-acid sequence MSEFSEESSSAKRAEEFLQVFKKGAEFTQSLLKENERLRYQILKLKEPAAQDMPSPAQLEELQRLRQQVAELEREKQEILDRIKAVEEENHDFANRYVVVESENNMLANLYIASYQLHSTLDFKEVLQIISEIVINLIGAEVFAVLLLDEKTGKLELAGHEGIDVSALPPIDLGAGVIGRAGQTGENHFVEDIEAYELDYSQPMACIPLKIKEHVIGVIVIYRLLEQKRRFADVDYELFTLLAGHAATAIFSSRLYSESERKLSTIQGFINLLTK; translated from the coding sequence ATGTCGGAATTCAGCGAGGAAAGCAGTTCGGCCAAGCGGGCTGAGGAATTTCTTCAGGTTTTTAAGAAGGGCGCCGAATTTACCCAGTCCCTTTTGAAAGAAAACGAGCGTCTGCGTTATCAGATTCTCAAACTCAAGGAACCGGCGGCGCAGGATATGCCTTCTCCGGCCCAGTTGGAGGAACTCCAACGGCTGCGGCAACAGGTTGCTGAACTGGAACGGGAGAAGCAGGAGATTCTCGACCGGATTAAGGCCGTTGAGGAGGAGAATCACGACTTCGCCAATCGCTATGTCGTGGTCGAATCGGAAAACAACATGCTGGCGAATCTTTACATCGCCTCCTACCAGCTGCATTCGACCCTCGACTTCAAGGAAGTTTTGCAGATCATCTCCGAGATCGTCATCAACCTGATCGGTGCCGAAGTCTTCGCCGTGCTGTTGTTGGATGAGAAAACCGGCAAACTCGAACTCGCTGGTCACGAAGGGATTGATGTTTCGGCTCTACCCCCCATCGACCTGGGCGCGGGCGTGATTGGCCGGGCGGGGCAAACCGGCGAAAATCATTTTGTCGAGGATATCGAGGCGTATGAGCTTGATTATTCCCAGCCCATGGCCTGCATCCCCTTGAAAATCAAGGAGCATGTCATCGGGGTCATTGTCATCTACCGTCTGCTCGAACAGAAGCGTCGGTTCGCTGATGTCGATTATGAGCTTTTTACCCTGCTGGCCGGTCATGCGGCGACCGCTATTTTTTCCTCCCGGCTCTATTCTGAGTCGGAAAGGAAACTTTCGACGATCCAAGGTTTTATCAACCTGCTGACGAAATAG
- a CDS encoding response regulator: METKRVLIVDDSPTMRQLLAFALKRLPGVVISEAANGVDGLKKITGERFDLIFTDINMPVMDGLKLVSLVRKDAALNNIPIVVISTEGAEEDRNRAFALGANDYITKPVQSPQVQEVARRLLVLK; encoded by the coding sequence GTGGAAACCAAGCGTGTTCTTATCGTGGATGATTCACCCACCATGCGACAGTTGCTGGCCTTTGCCCTCAAGCGTCTGCCGGGGGTGGTGATTTCCGAAGCAGCGAATGGGGTCGACGGCCTCAAGAAAATCACCGGCGAACGGTTCGATTTGATTTTTACCGACATCAACATGCCGGTCATGGATGGACTCAAACTGGTCAGCCTGGTACGTAAAGACGCGGCACTGAACAACATTCCGATCGTGGTGATCTCTACCGAAGGGGCTGAGGAGGACCGTAATCGGGCCTTCGCCTTGGGCGCCAACGATTATATTACCAAGCCGGTCCAGTCCCCCCAGGTCCAGGAAGTGGCCCGTCGGCTGCTGGTACTCAAGTAG
- the infA gene encoding translation initiation factor IF-1, translating into MAKEEAIEVEGEVIEPLPNAMFRVKLDNGHVVLAHISGKMRKFYIRILPGDRVTIELSPYDLTRGRITYREK; encoded by the coding sequence TTGGCTAAAGAAGAAGCGATTGAAGTTGAAGGGGAGGTCATCGAGCCCCTTCCCAATGCCATGTTCCGGGTCAAACTGGATAACGGGCATGTTGTGCTCGCGCACATTTCCGGCAAGATGCGCAAATTTTATATCCGCATCTTGCCCGGCGACCGGGTAACGATCGAACTTTCCCCCTATGACCTGACCCGCGGTCGTATCACCTATCGGGAAAAATAG
- the leuS gene encoding leucine--tRNA ligase has translation MQERYNAATIEEKWQNRWDADETFKVTEDPAREKFYLLEMFPYPSGRIHMGHVRNYSIGDVVARFKRLQGFNVLHPMGWDAFGMPAENAAINHGIHPAKWTFENIASMKIQLKKMGLSYDWDRELATCDPAYYRWEQLVFLRMLEKGLAYKKSSSVNWCPSCQTVLANEQVEDGCCWRCDSEVVAKELEQWFFRITNYAQELLDETYNLPGWPEPVLIMQRNWIGRSIGCEIDFPIDGREQSIRVFTTRQDTLFGATFMSLAPEHPLALELTTADQRPLVEAFIAKVKKQDKLKRTSDDQEKEGVFTGSYCLNPVTGSKMPIFLANFVLMEYGTGAVMAVPTHDQRDFEFARKYRLPQVVVIQPEGETLDPETMEAAWTGPGIMVNSAESNGLANEEAKEKIAESLTQRGIGQKTVNYRLRDWGVSRQRYWGTPIPVIYCDHCGMVPVPEKDLPVVLPTDVAFTGEGGSPLAQSEAFVKTPCPVCGKVARRETDTFDTFVESSWYFARYACPKHDGGPLDANAVNYWLPVDQYIGGVEHAVMHLLYARFFTKVLRDLGLMKVGEPFTNLLTQGMVCMETRSCPEHGWLYPEEVVDGRCSRCQAETVLGRNEKMSKSKKNVIDPDHLITRYGADTARLFSLFAAPPEKDLEWNEQGVEGCFRFIGRVWRLIYENLGLIQGVDLPTTAEGPARDLRRVTHRTIKKVTEDIDGRFHFNTAIAAVMELVNAISAFEGKAEAPAVLREALETTVRLLTPFVPHVAEELWSCLGHGEGIESQGWPKWDENALIEDEISIVVQVNGKVRGKVTVPADAAEDTIRQAALSEANVARFIAELTVRKVILVPGRLVNIVVS, from the coding sequence ATGCAAGAACGTTACAATGCCGCCACCATCGAAGAGAAATGGCAGAACCGCTGGGATGCCGATGAGACCTTTAAGGTTACCGAGGACCCCGCCCGGGAAAAGTTCTATCTGCTGGAAATGTTCCCCTATCCCTCGGGTCGTATCCATATGGGACATGTGCGCAACTACTCCATCGGTGACGTGGTCGCCCGCTTCAAACGGCTTCAGGGCTTTAACGTTCTGCATCCCATGGGCTGGGACGCCTTCGGCATGCCGGCGGAAAATGCCGCGATTAATCATGGCATTCATCCTGCTAAATGGACCTTCGAGAATATCGCCAGTATGAAGATCCAACTGAAAAAGATGGGGCTCTCCTATGACTGGGACCGGGAGCTGGCGACCTGCGATCCTGCCTATTACCGCTGGGAACAATTGGTCTTTTTGCGGATGCTGGAGAAGGGGCTGGCCTATAAGAAGAGTTCTTCAGTGAACTGGTGCCCCTCCTGCCAGACGGTACTGGCCAACGAGCAGGTGGAGGATGGCTGCTGCTGGCGTTGCGACAGCGAGGTGGTCGCCAAGGAACTGGAACAGTGGTTCTTCCGTATCACCAATTACGCCCAGGAGCTGCTTGACGAAACCTACAATCTTCCCGGCTGGCCCGAGCCGGTGCTGATCATGCAACGTAACTGGATCGGCCGCAGTATCGGTTGCGAGATCGATTTCCCCATCGACGGGCGCGAGCAGTCGATTCGTGTCTTCACTACCCGTCAGGACACCCTTTTCGGCGCCACCTTCATGAGCCTGGCGCCGGAACATCCCCTGGCGCTGGAACTGACCACCGCCGATCAGCGTCCACTCGTCGAGGCTTTCATCGCCAAAGTCAAAAAACAGGACAAACTCAAGCGCACCAGCGACGATCAGGAAAAAGAAGGGGTCTTTACCGGCAGCTACTGCCTGAACCCGGTAACAGGGAGCAAGATGCCGATCTTTTTGGCCAATTTTGTTCTGATGGAATACGGCACTGGCGCCGTTATGGCGGTGCCGACCCACGATCAGCGGGATTTCGAATTCGCGCGCAAATACCGGTTGCCGCAGGTAGTTGTCATCCAACCGGAAGGCGAGACCCTCGATCCCGAAACGATGGAGGCCGCCTGGACCGGACCGGGGATCATGGTCAACTCGGCGGAATCCAATGGTCTCGCCAACGAGGAGGCCAAGGAGAAGATCGCCGAGTCTCTGACGCAGCGGGGGATCGGTCAAAAGACGGTCAATTACCGCCTGCGCGACTGGGGGGTTTCCCGGCAGAGATATTGGGGGACACCGATCCCGGTGATCTACTGCGATCACTGCGGCATGGTCCCGGTCCCGGAAAAGGATCTGCCCGTGGTGCTGCCGACCGACGTTGCTTTCACTGGTGAAGGGGGCAGCCCCTTGGCTCAATCCGAAGCCTTCGTCAAAACCCCTTGCCCTGTTTGCGGCAAAGTGGCCCGGCGGGAAACGGACACCTTCGACACCTTTGTGGAAAGTTCCTGGTATTTTGCCCGCTATGCCTGCCCGAAGCACGACGGGGGGCCGCTCGACGCCAATGCCGTCAACTATTGGTTGCCCGTCGACCAATATATCGGCGGTGTCGAGCATGCGGTCATGCATCTGCTCTATGCTCGCTTCTTCACGAAAGTGCTGCGCGACCTCGGCTTGATGAAAGTCGGCGAGCCTTTCACCAATCTGCTGACCCAGGGGATGGTCTGTATGGAGACCCGCTCCTGTCCCGAGCACGGCTGGCTCTATCCCGAGGAAGTGGTCGACGGACGCTGCTCCCGCTGTCAGGCCGAAACGGTGCTGGGTCGCAACGAGAAGATGAGCAAATCGAAGAAAAACGTTATCGACCCCGATCATCTCATCACCCGCTACGGTGCCGACACCGCCCGGCTCTTTTCCCTGTTCGCCGCCCCGCCGGAAAAGGATCTGGAATGGAATGAGCAGGGGGTCGAAGGCTGCTTCCGCTTTATCGGCCGGGTCTGGCGCCTGATCTACGAAAATCTGGGATTGATTCAAGGGGTCGACCTGCCGACCACGGCCGAAGGCCCGGCCCGCGACCTGCGCCGGGTCACCCATCGAACGATCAAAAAGGTCACCGAGGATATCGACGGGCGTTTCCATTTCAATACCGCCATCGCCGCCGTCATGGAGCTGGTCAACGCCATTTCCGCCTTTGAGGGCAAGGCCGAGGCGCCGGCGGTGCTGCGTGAAGCCCTGGAAACAACAGTCCGACTCCTCACCCCCTTTGTTCCCCATGTCGCCGAGGAGCTGTGGAGCTGTCTCGGCCATGGTGAGGGGATCGAAAGCCAAGGCTGGCCAAAGTGGGATGAAAACGCCCTGATCGAAGATGAGATTTCGATTGTGGTGCAGGTCAACGGCAAGGTCCGCGGTAAGGTCACTGTCCCGGCCGATGCCGCCGAGGACACGATCCGTCAGGCCGCCCTGAGCGAGGCGAATGTTGCTCGCTTCATCGCCGAACTGACGGTACGCAAGGTCATTCTCGTTCCCGGCCGTTTGGTCAATATCGTGGTGTCCTGA
- the lptE gene encoding LptE family protein, which produces MKRLGAFLLLLILLAGCGYTPRGLSPGIGVSTLYIQPLGNRTAEPFLDSMLTNDLIMWFSRDQQLRLVASAKEAEAVLSGDVASYSRTSVAYNRRDKIQEYRSEMLVNANLRRVTDGKILWKDSVFWTEESLNSADRARQDDFETEAMQKISQRLAEQIYQRIQENF; this is translated from the coding sequence ATGAAACGTCTTGGTGCCTTTCTGTTGCTGTTGATCCTGCTGGCGGGCTGCGGCTACACCCCGCGGGGCCTCAGCCCGGGGATCGGTGTGAGTACGCTCTATATCCAGCCGCTGGGGAATCGTACGGCGGAGCCTTTTCTCGATAGCATGCTGACCAACGACCTGATTATGTGGTTCAGTCGTGATCAGCAATTACGCTTGGTCGCCAGCGCCAAGGAGGCAGAAGCCGTGCTCAGTGGCGATGTCGCTTCTTACAGCCGGACCTCGGTAGCCTACAACCGGCGGGACAAAATTCAGGAATACCGCTCCGAAATGCTCGTCAACGCCAACCTGCGCCGGGTTACCGACGGCAAGATTCTGTGGAAGGACAGTGTCTTCTGGACCGAGGAGTCGCTCAACAGCGCCGACCGCGCCCGCCAGGACGACTTTGAAACCGAGGCCATGCAGAAAATCAGCCAGCGGCTGGCCGAGCAGATCTATCAGCGGATCCAGGAAAATTTCTAA
- the holA gene encoding DNA polymerase III subunit delta → MNSAELFRALEKREVPNLLFLYGEEGFLIEKCWRAILDILLPPADRDFNFDLFSAREARAADILDQARTFPIFAAHRLILVKDAQHFSAEALEAFLPYLREPVPETVLVLVADKIDGRRKFFQDFKKFGELVEFKKLYDNQIPGFIREQARSARYSLTEEALALFCRRVGNDLQEIQGELTKLFSYLGERKLADVDDVRAIVSDTRIDSVFALNDALGGRRHGEAQHLLGRILDDGSPPLMVLTMIVRHFRQLWKCRESQEQGIGERDLPKVLGIAPFFIKGLIEQSRSFSSSRYRELFDFFLETDLALKSSGAHPNALLGTLVTEITRNGGQ, encoded by the coding sequence ATGAATTCCGCTGAGCTTTTTCGGGCACTGGAAAAAAGGGAAGTCCCCAACCTGCTTTTTCTCTACGGCGAGGAAGGGTTTCTCATCGAGAAATGCTGGCGCGCCATTCTCGACATCCTCTTGCCGCCGGCGGATCGGGATTTCAACTTTGATCTGTTCTCGGCCCGGGAGGCCCGGGCTGCAGATATCCTTGATCAAGCCCGAACCTTTCCGATTTTCGCCGCACATCGTCTGATCCTGGTCAAGGATGCCCAGCATTTTTCCGCTGAAGCACTCGAAGCCTTTCTTCCGTACCTGCGGGAGCCCGTTCCGGAAACCGTACTGGTACTGGTCGCCGATAAAATCGACGGTCGTCGTAAATTTTTCCAGGACTTCAAAAAATTCGGGGAGTTGGTGGAGTTCAAGAAGCTCTACGACAACCAGATCCCCGGCTTTATCCGCGAACAGGCGCGTTCGGCCAGGTATTCTCTGACCGAGGAAGCCTTGGCGCTCTTCTGCCGCCGGGTGGGAAACGATCTGCAGGAAATCCAGGGGGAGTTGACCAAGCTTTTTTCCTACCTGGGGGAACGCAAGCTGGCCGATGTCGATGATGTTCGGGCGATTGTTTCCGATACCCGTATCGACAGCGTCTTTGCTCTGAACGATGCCTTGGGCGGTCGGCGCCACGGAGAGGCGCAGCATCTGTTGGGGCGGATTCTCGACGATGGTTCGCCCCCGCTCATGGTGCTGACTATGATCGTCCGGCACTTTCGCCAATTATGGAAATGTCGTGAGTCGCAAGAGCAGGGGATCGGGGAGCGAGACTTGCCCAAGGTGCTGGGGATTGCACCATTTTTCATAAAGGGATTGATTGAGCAATCCCGGAGCTTTTCGTCATCCCGCTATCGGGAGCTGTTCGATTTTTTCCTGGAAACGGATCTCGCGCTAAAATCCAGCGGCGCCCATCCAAACGCGCTCTTGGGCACCTTGGTGACAGAAATCACCCGGAACGGCGGACAATAA
- the rpsT gene encoding 30S ribosomal protein S20, with the protein MANHKSALKRNKQNTVRNARNTHIRSTMRTYVKQVREAVAAGDAEAAKLAMEKAMPYIDKAAGKGIIHKATASRKISRLAKLVNAL; encoded by the coding sequence TTGGCCAACCACAAATCCGCACTGAAGAGAAATAAGCAGAACACAGTTCGTAATGCGCGCAACACCCACATCCGTTCGACTATGCGCACCTACGTCAAGCAGGTTCGCGAAGCCGTCGCCGCCGGCGATGCCGAAGCCGCCAAGCTCGCCATGGAAAAAGCCATGCCCTATATCGACAAGGCCGCCGGCAAAGGGATCATCCACAAAGCGACCGCCAGCCGCAAGATTTCCCGCCTGGCCAAACTTGTCAATGCCCTCTAG